One Triticum dicoccoides isolate Atlit2015 ecotype Zavitan chromosome 5B, WEW_v2.0, whole genome shotgun sequence genomic window carries:
- the LOC119311134 gene encoding mitochondrial uncoupling protein 5-like produces MGVKGFVEGGIASIVAGCSTHPLDLIKVRMQLQGESSAAAAAVPQPALRPALAFQAGAHTVTLPHAPTPVSKPGPIGICTQILRAEGAAGLFSGISATMLRQTLYSTTRMGLYDILKKRWTQENAGVLPLHRKIAAGLIAGGVGAAVGNPADLAMVRMQADGRLPLADRRNYRSVGDAIARMTRDEGVRSLWRGSALTVNRAMIVTASQLATYDQAKEAILARRGPAADGLGTHVAASFAAGIVAAAASNPVDVVKTRVMNMKVAPGAPPPYAGALDCALKTVRSEGVMALYKGFIPTVSRQGPFTVVLFVTLEQVRKVFKDVEF; encoded by the coding sequence ATGGGCGTCAAGGGATTCGTCGAGGGCGGCATCGCCTCCATCGTCGCCGGCTGCTCCACCCACCCGCTCGACCTCATCAAGGTCCGGATGCAGCTGCAGGGGGAGtcgtccgcggcggcggcggccgtcccGCAGCCCGCGCTCCGCCCGGCGCTCGCCTTCCAGGCCGGGGCGCACACCGTGACGCTCCCGCACGCGCCGACGCCGGTGTCGAAGCCCGGCCCCATAGGCATCTGCACGCAGATCCTGCGCGCCGAGGGCGCCGCCGGCCTCTTCTCCGGGATCTCGGCCACCATGCTGCGCCAGACGCTCTACTCCACCACGCGGATGGGGCTCTACGACATCCTCAAGAAACGCTGGACCCAGGAGAACGCCGGCGTGCTGCCGCTGCACCGCAAGATCGCCGCCGGCCTcatcgccggcggcgtcggcgCGGCCGTCGGCAACCCGGCCGACCTGGCCATGGTGCGGATGCAGGCCGACGGCCGCCTCCCGCTGGCCGACCGCCGGAACTACCGCAGCGTGGGCGACGCCATCGCCCGGATGACGCGGGACGAGGGCGTGCGCAGCCTCTGGCGCGGCTCGGCGCTCACGGTCAACCGCGCCATGATTGTCACCGCGTCGCAGCTGGCGACCTACGACCAGGCCAAGGAGGCCATCCTGGCCCGCCGCGGCCCGGCCGCCGACGGGCTGGGCACGCACGTGGCCGCCAGCTTCGCCGCGGGCATCGTGGCCGCGGCCGCGTCCAACCCGGTCGACGTGGTCAAAACCAGAGTGATGAACATGAAGGTGGCGCCGGGCGCGCCCCCGCCGTACGCCGGGGCCCTGGACTGCGCGCTCAAGACGGTGCGGTCGGAGGGCGTGATGGCGCTCTACAAGGGGTTCATCCCCACGGTGTCGCGCCAGGGGCCCTTCACCGTCGTGCTCTTCGTCACCCTCGAGCAGGTGCGCAAGGTCTTCAAGGACGTCGAGTTCTAA